GTCCGTGTCCTTTGTCCTCGACATGGTAAATTTTTACGATGACGATTTCCACGATAACTATTTATATCTTTTAATCGCTTAATATTTTGAGAGATCTCCTTTCGTAAATCTCCCTCTGTAAGATATTCCTTTAAAACATCTCTTATCCTTAAAACTTGGTCATCTGTAAGATCTTTCGCTTTTATTGAAGGGTCTATATCCGCATCTCTAAGAATTTTACCAGATAGCGCTTTTCCTACTCCATAAAGATAGGTAAGCCCTATCTCTATCCGTTTTCCAGATGGAATATCCACCCCTGATATTCTCGCCATTTATTTGCCCTCCTAATTATCTTGTAAACCTTATATTTTACAAATTACAAAATACTATTAATCAATCCTCATCCCTGTCTTTGTTTGTGTTTTGGATTTTCACAAATAACCCGTACCACGCCTTTGCGACGAATAATTTTACATTTCACACACATTTTTTTTACTGATGCCCTAACCTTCATATTTCTTACCTCGCTCTATATGTAATTCTACCTCTTGTTAAATCATAGGGAGAAAGCTCGATTTTAACTTTATCCCCGGGTAAAATACGAATAAAATTTTTTCTTATCTTACCAGAAACATGCGCTAATACTATTTGCCCTGTCTCAACTTTTACTCTAAACAAAGCATTGGGTAAAGCTTCAACAACTTCACCCTCCAATTCAATAACATCCTTATTTCCCATTATATTTACCTCTAGTTAAAATCTCTGGCTCATTTTCAGTTATTAAGATTGTATCCTCAAAATGAGCTGATAAAGTTCTATCAGCCGTAACTACAGTCCATCCGTCATCTAACGTCTCCACTTGGCTAGCGCCAATATTTAACATCGGCTCAATAGCCAAAACCATACCTTTCTTAAGCTTTACTCCAGTCCCCCTCACACCAAAATTAGGTATTAAGGGATCTTCATGTAAACTACGTCCAATCCCATGTCCAAATAAATCTTTTACAACAGAAAAACCAGCATCTGTTGCAACCTTTTCTATTGCGTAAGAAATATCCCCTAAATTATTACCGGCCCTAGCCTGGAGAATAGCCTTTTTTAAGGCCTCTTTCGCAGCAGCTAGAAGCTTTTTCGCATGAGCAGAAATTTTACCGACAGGAAACGTCCTCGCTGCATCCCCATAAAAACCTTTATAAATCGCTCCT
This genomic window from candidate division WOR-1 bacterium RIFOXYB2_FULL_36_35 contains:
- a CDS encoding 30S ribosomal protein S13, whose amino-acid sequence is MARISGVDIPSGKRIEIGLTYLYGVGKALSGKILRDADIDPSIKAKDLTDDQVLRIRDVLKEYLTEGDLRKEISQNIKRLKDINSYRGNRHRKNLPCRGQRTRTNARTKRGMRKTVGGKKQEEKRG
- a CDS encoding 50S ribosomal protein L36, with the translated sequence MKVRASVKKMCVKCKIIRRKGVVRVICENPKHKQRQG
- a CDS encoding translation initiation factor IF-1, with product MGNKDVIELEGEVVEALPNALFRVKVETGQIVLAHVSGKIRKNFIRILPGDKVKIELSPYDLTRGRITYRAR
- a CDS encoding type I methionyl aminopeptidase — protein: MIFIKTPEDIEKIREACKIVEKILLNIEKEIKTGITTKKLDTIAEELIVSLGGSPAFKGYRGFRHATCISINSEVVHGLPSDVELMDGDIVSFDVGAIYKGFYGDAARTFPVGKISAHAKKLLAAAKEALKKAILQARAGNNLGDISYAIEKVATDAGFSVVKDLFGHGIGRSLHEDPLIPNFGVRGTGVKLKKGMVLAIEPMLNIGASQVETLDDGWTVVTADRTLSAHFEDTILITENEPEILTRGKYNGK